In Microbacterium maritypicum, the following are encoded in one genomic region:
- the bcp gene encoding thioredoxin-dependent thiol peroxidase, translating to MTQRLEPGTAAPDFSLLDQDGKTVRLADLHGQKTVLYFYPAAMTPGCTTEACDFRDSISSLQGAGYRVIGISRDEPATLTKFRERDGLTFPLLSDPDHATHTAYGAWGEKMNYGKLVEGVIRSTFVLDEDGTIVLAQYNVKATGHVARLRKQLGIDA from the coding sequence GTGACCCAGCGCCTGGAACCCGGAACCGCAGCCCCTGACTTCTCCCTCCTCGACCAGGACGGGAAGACCGTGCGCCTCGCCGATCTGCACGGCCAGAAGACGGTGCTGTACTTCTACCCCGCTGCGATGACGCCCGGCTGCACCACGGAGGCCTGCGACTTCCGCGACAGCATCTCGTCGCTCCAGGGCGCGGGCTATCGAGTGATCGGCATCTCGCGCGATGAGCCCGCCACGCTCACGAAGTTCCGCGAACGCGACGGACTCACCTTCCCGCTGCTGAGCGACCCCGACCATGCGACCCACACCGCGTACGGTGCGTGGGGCGAGAAGATGAACTACGGCAAGCTCGTCGAGGGCGTCATCCGCTCCACCTTCGTCCTCGACGAGGACGGAACGATCGTCCTCGCGCAGTACAACGTGAAGGCCACCGGTCACGTGGCGCGCCTGCGCAAGCAGCTCGGTATCGACGCCTGA
- a CDS encoding WhiB family transcriptional regulator, translated as MDWRDKAACLTVDPELFFPVGNTGPAVDQIEKAKTVCATCTVTEICLQYALETSQDSGVWGGLSEDERRALKRRAARARRAS; from the coding sequence ATGGACTGGCGCGATAAGGCCGCCTGCCTGACTGTCGACCCCGAGCTTTTCTTCCCCGTGGGGAACACCGGCCCGGCCGTCGATCAGATCGAGAAGGCGAAGACCGTCTGCGCCACCTGCACAGTCACGGAGATCTGTCTGCAGTACGCCCTGGAGACCAGCCAGGACTCCGGCGTGTGGGGCGGTCTCTCCGAAGACGAGCGCCGCGCTCTGAAGCGTCGCGCCGCACGCGCACGCCGCGCCTCCTGA
- a CDS encoding sensor histidine kinase, with the protein MSTLSDLAHAQGLLTDSDVEWLHRLAGDGQLLADLASADIVIWIQTEDGTFIAVAHARPSGAATLFYRDIVGERVRPQWRTQVQGAFESAEIVDSSSPDWFEETPTRVRAVPIVSERRGADAGPTVIGVVTRHTNLGELRTPSRQQITFDECANDLFRMIADGSFPDLTAPTSPRRGAPRASDGLIRIDVDGISTFASPNALSAFNRMGFDDELEGESLAEVTTRLVPPSRQVDESLSVVVTGRAPWRTDIEARGVTVSLRAIPLKDHGTRIGAIVLCRDVSELRHQEQELITKDATIREIHHRVKNNLQTVASLLRIQARRTHSDEARDALTQAMRRVDAIAVVHDTLAQGLTQKVDFDEVFHRVLKLVAEVASAPNTRARTQSTGRFGVLPSEYATPLALALTEVVTNAVEHGLAGQEGIVTIDAARTEENLRVTVRDTGLGLPEGRIGQGLGTQIIRTLIQGELGGTIEWHGSDGEGTEVVIDIPLRWLDR; encoded by the coding sequence GTGTCAACCCTCAGTGATCTCGCCCATGCCCAGGGTCTCCTGACCGACAGCGACGTCGAGTGGCTGCACCGACTCGCCGGTGACGGGCAGCTCCTCGCCGATCTCGCGTCGGCGGACATCGTCATCTGGATTCAGACGGAGGACGGTACCTTCATCGCGGTCGCTCATGCACGGCCGAGCGGGGCAGCGACGCTGTTCTACCGTGACATCGTCGGTGAGCGGGTGCGACCGCAGTGGCGCACGCAGGTCCAGGGCGCCTTCGAGTCGGCCGAGATCGTGGACTCGTCGTCGCCGGACTGGTTCGAGGAGACCCCGACCAGGGTGCGCGCCGTGCCGATCGTGAGCGAACGACGCGGCGCAGATGCCGGGCCCACCGTGATCGGCGTGGTGACCAGGCACACCAACCTGGGCGAGTTGCGCACTCCGTCTCGCCAGCAGATCACTTTCGACGAGTGCGCGAACGATCTGTTCCGGATGATCGCGGACGGCAGCTTCCCCGACCTCACTGCACCGACGTCACCGCGTCGGGGCGCTCCGCGCGCGTCGGATGGCCTCATCCGGATCGACGTCGACGGGATCAGCACGTTCGCCAGCCCGAACGCACTGTCTGCGTTCAACCGCATGGGGTTCGATGACGAGCTCGAAGGGGAGTCCCTCGCCGAGGTCACCACTCGGCTCGTCCCACCCTCCCGGCAGGTCGATGAATCCCTGTCCGTCGTGGTGACCGGCCGCGCTCCCTGGCGGACCGACATCGAGGCGCGAGGCGTCACGGTGTCGTTGCGCGCGATCCCGTTGAAGGACCATGGGACGCGCATCGGCGCGATCGTGCTCTGTCGCGACGTGTCGGAGCTGCGGCATCAGGAGCAGGAGCTCATCACCAAGGACGCGACGATCCGCGAGATCCACCATCGTGTGAAGAACAACCTCCAGACCGTGGCGTCGCTCCTGCGTATCCAGGCGCGCCGCACCCATTCCGATGAGGCCCGTGATGCCCTCACGCAGGCGATGCGTCGCGTCGATGCGATCGCGGTCGTCCACGACACCCTCGCTCAGGGCCTCACGCAGAAGGTCGATTTCGACGAGGTCTTCCACCGGGTGCTCAAGCTCGTGGCCGAGGTCGCCTCGGCGCCGAACACGCGCGCGCGCACGCAGTCGACAGGGCGGTTCGGGGTGCTTCCGAGCGAGTACGCGACCCCCCTCGCTCTCGCGCTCACCGAAGTCGTCACGAACGCCGTCGAGCACGGTCTCGCCGGCCAGGAGGGCATCGTCACCATCGACGCCGCCCGGACCGAGGAGAACCTCCGCGTCACCGTGCGCGACACCGGTCTCGGTCTCCCCGAGGGTCGGATCGGTCAGGGCCTCGGTACACAGATCATCCGTACCCTCATCCAGGGGGAGCTGGGCGGCACAATCGAGTGGCACGGAAGCGATGGCGAGGGCACAGAGGTGGTCATCGACATCCCTCTGCGCTGGCTCGATCGCTGA